In the genome of Amaranthus tricolor cultivar Red isolate AtriRed21 chromosome 15, ASM2621246v1, whole genome shotgun sequence, one region contains:
- the LOC130801759 gene encoding uncharacterized mitochondrial protein AtMg00810-like: protein MTTIWFHNNISDNSLFVYCHGSDITYLLLYVDDIILIASSDSLRQSIMSKLSSKFSIKDLGPLSYFLDIVVSRNSAGFFLSQHKYAAEILDKVGMPQCKLAPTPVTTSGKLCADAGSPYDNPTLYRSLAGALLYLTFTRPNISYAVQQVCLFMHDPRVAHMAAIHRILRYIKGTLDYGLQLYKSPISSLLSYTNANWGGCPDTRRSTSGYCVFLGDNLISWSAKRQPIVSISSVEAEYRGVANVVSETCWAHNLLLELRCPINTAILFIVAMSVLFIYQTTRFIINVLNLLRWTSILFVNKSNVVMFGCFMSHLDIRLPTFSPKAFLKLSSMIFAPVSTSANLSIRLRGCDRI from the coding sequence ATGACTACTATTTGGTTTCATAATAACATTTCTGATAACTCTCTTTTTGTTTATTGCCACGGCTCTGACATTACGTATCTCCTTTTATATGTGGATGACATTATTCTTATTGCTTCATCTGATTCTCTTCGTCAGTCCATTATGTCTAAATTGAGTTCAAAATTTTCTATAAAGGATTTAGGTCCTCTCAGCTACTTCTTAGATATTGTGGTTTCTCGAAATTCTGCAGGTTTTTTTCTTTCTCAACATAAATATGCTGCTGAAATTCTGGATAAAGTCGGTATGCCTCAATGCAAACTTGCTCCTACTCCTGTTACTACATCCGGGAAACTGTGTGCTGATGCTGGCTCACCCTATGATAATCCTACTTTGTATCGTAGCTTGGCTGGGGCTTTACTGTATCTTACCTTTACCCGTCCGAATATTTCCTATGCTGTTCAACAAGTTTGTCTATTCATGCATGATCCTCGAGTTGCACATATGGCTGCTATTCATCGCATTCTTCGGTATATCAAAGGCACTCTGGATTATGGTTTACAACTCTATAAGTCGCCCATTtcatctcttctttcctatACTAATGCTAATTGGGGTGGTTGTCCTGACACCCGACGATCTACTTCTGGTTACTGTGTTTTTCTGGGTGATAATTTGATCTCTTGGTCTGCAAAGCGACAGCCTATAGTTTCTATATCTAGTGTAGAGGCTGAATATCGtggtgttgctaatgttgtttctgaaactTGTTGGGCTCACAACTTGCTTCTTGAGCTCCGTTGTCCTATCAATACggctattttgtttattgtgGCAATGTCAGTGCTGTTTATTTATCAAACAACCCGATTCATCATCAATGTACTAAACTTATTGAGATGGACATCCATTTTGTTCGTGAACAAGTCAAACGTGGTGATGTTTGGGTGCTTCATGTCCCATCTCGATATCAGATTGCCGACGTTTTCACCAAAGGCCTTCCTCAAGTTATCTTCGATGATTTTTGCTCCAGTCTCAACATCTGCAAACCTCTCGATTCGACTACGGGGTTGTGATAGAATATAA
- the LOC130801336 gene encoding heavy metal-associated isoprenylated plant protein 30-like, giving the protein MAKSFKTGISLVLSTISLCLYGYNHNTNHNRKRRIRLTNDVRYYSYNMPKSSRPLSLQTVELKVRMCCTGCERVVKDAILKLRGVDSISVELPMEKVTVIGYVDRNKVLKAIRRAGKRAEFWPYPNPPLYFTSASNYFKDMTHDYKETYNYYRHGYNVGDRHGTLPVSSRGDDKVSNMFNDDNVHACTLM; this is encoded by the exons ATGGCGAAAAGCTTTAAAACAGGCATTTCTTTGGTGTTATCAACCATTTCTTTGTGTTTATACGGGTATAATCATAATACTAATCATAATCGAAAACGTCGTATTCGACTTACCAACGACGTTAGGTATTACTCCTACAATATGCCCAAGTCATCTCGACCGTTGTCTCTGCAG ACTGTGGAGTTAAAGGTTCGCATGTGTTGTACCGGTTGTGAAAGGGTCGTTAAGGATGCCATTTTAAAACTTCGag GAGTGGATTCGATCAGTGTAGAGTTACCAATGGAAAAGGTGACAGTAATAGGATACGTGGATCGAAATAAGGTGTTGAAAGCAATAAGAAGGGCAGGAAAAAGGGCAGAATTTTGGCCATATCCTAATCCACCCCTTTACTTCACTTCTGCGTCCAACTATTTTAAGGACATGACCCATGATTATAAGGAGACTTACAATTATTATAGACATGGTTACAATGTTGGAGATAGGCATGGAACCCTTCCTGTTTCCTCTCGTGGAGATGATAAAGTTAGCAATATGTTCAATGATGATAATGTTCATGCTTGCACCCTTATGTAA
- the LOC130801525 gene encoding protein NONRESPONDING TO OXYLIPINS 2, mitochondrial isoform X2, which yields MASKCSRLINKTSISSLKSVINVSTKSSSSASAARSTATHLPRSSSTSTAVPGFNFSRVPKELGGALSLIPLHSAVAVARMTSCLSVTSRSCRALSQELGLSVPR from the exons ATGGCGTCAAAATGCAGCagattaataaataaaacatcaatCTCTTCACTTAAATCCGTCATTAATGTTTCTACTAAGTCATCATCATCTGCATCTGCTGCTAGGTCAACTGCAACTCATCTTCCTCGATCCAGTTCCACCTCTACAGCTGTACCTGGATTCAACTTCTCAAG AGTGCCGAAGGAGTTAGGAGGAGCGCTGTCGTTGATACCGCTACATAGCGCTGTAGCAGTAGCGAGGATGACGTCATGTTTGAGTGTTACATCAAGGAGTTGTAGAGCTCTTTCTCAGG AACTTGGTCTGTCCGTACCCAGGTGA
- the LOC130801525 gene encoding protein NONRESPONDING TO OXYLIPINS 2, mitochondrial isoform X3, protein MASKCSRLINKTSISSLKSVINVSTKSSSSASAARSTATHLPRSSSTSTAVPGFNFSRVPKELGGALSLIPLHSAVAVARMTSCLSVTSRSCRALSQDEVDGT, encoded by the exons ATGGCGTCAAAATGCAGCagattaataaataaaacatcaatCTCTTCACTTAAATCCGTCATTAATGTTTCTACTAAGTCATCATCATCTGCATCTGCTGCTAGGTCAACTGCAACTCATCTTCCTCGATCCAGTTCCACCTCTACAGCTGTACCTGGATTCAACTTCTCAAG AGTGCCGAAGGAGTTAGGAGGAGCGCTGTCGTTGATACCGCTACATAGCGCTGTAGCAGTAGCGAGGATGACGTCATGTTTGAGTGTTACATCAAGGAGTTGTAGAGCTCTTTCTCAGG ATGAAGTTGATGGTACGTGA
- the LOC130801525 gene encoding protein NONRESPONDING TO OXYLIPINS 2, mitochondrial isoform X1, with protein sequence MASKCSRLINKTSISSLKSVINVSTKSSSSASAARSTATHLPRSSSTSTAVPGFNFSRVPKELGGALSLIPLHSAVAVARMTSCLSVTSRSCRALSQGTLCRTSPDL encoded by the exons ATGGCGTCAAAATGCAGCagattaataaataaaacatcaatCTCTTCACTTAAATCCGTCATTAATGTTTCTACTAAGTCATCATCATCTGCATCTGCTGCTAGGTCAACTGCAACTCATCTTCCTCGATCCAGTTCCACCTCTACAGCTGTACCTGGATTCAACTTCTCAAG AGTGCCGAAGGAGTTAGGAGGAGCGCTGTCGTTGATACCGCTACATAGCGCTGTAGCAGTAGCGAGGATGACGTCATGTTTGAGTGTTACATCAAGGAGTTGTAGAGCTCTTTCTCAGGGTACACTCTGCCGTACCTCTCCCGACCTCTAG
- the LOC130801446 gene encoding metalloendoproteinase 1-MMP-like codes for MHFLLPFPLLLFSLLQLPSTFPARFLPNNPTILNPNDPSSLSFTPWDHFAKFANLEKGSHVNGICDLKRYFHRFGYLPAGNFSDEFDADLESAIRNYQQNLGLPLTGKLDSGTINLIMAPRCGMGDFHSRAAAVNTTRHFHETRRYAYFNGRPRWLKSSPMTLTYGFSPDHMINYISKDDIRSVFSRAFSRWSEVIPLNFTEIEDHKKADIRIGFYDGDHGDGEPFDGVLGVLAHAFSPENGRLHLDASEIWAVDFRNEDSKVAIDLESVATHEIGHVLGLAHSSVSDSIMYPSLKPRSKKVDLRVDDVEGVQALYGSNPNFNYGSLFEADQETFNSASGFGLSSWWLWALVLITLGQII; via the coding sequence ATGCACTTTCTGTTACCTTTTCCCCTCTTATTGTTCTCTCTCCTACAACTACCTTCCACCTTTCCCGCCAGATTTCTCCCTAACAATCCAACAATCTTAAACCCTAATGATCCCTCCTCCCTCTCCTTCACCCCGTGGGACCACTTTGCGAAGTTCGCTAACCTCGAAAAAGGCAGCCATGTCAACGGAATATGTGACCTCAAAAGGTACTTTCACCGATTCGGGTACTTGCCGGCGGGGAACTTTTCTGACGAGTTTGACGCCGACTTAGAATCCGCCATCCGAAATTACCAACAGAATCTTGGATTGCCGCTCACCGGGAAACTAGACTCCGGTACAATCAATCTCATCATGGCTCCACGTTGCGGTATGGGCGATTTTCATTCACGCGCCGCCGCAGTAAACACTACGCGCCATTTTCATGAAACCCGTCGTTATGCTTATTTTAACGGACGTCCACGTTGGTTGAAATCATCTCCGATGACGTTAACTTACGGCTTTTCACCGGACCATATGATTAACTACATAAGCAAAGACGATATTAGGAGTGTGTTCTCACGTGCTTTTTCACGGTGGTCGGAGGTAATTCCGTTAAATTTTACGGAAATAGAAGATCACAAGAAAGCGGATATTCGTATTGGGTTTTACGACGGTGATCACGGTGATGGAGAACCGTTTGATGGGGTCTTAGGAGTTTTAGCGCATGCTTTTTCGCCTGAAAATGGAAGACTACATTTAGATGCATCTGAAATATGGGCCGTTGATTTTAGAAATGAAGATTCAAAGGTAGCCATTGATTTGGAATCTGTTGCAACACACGAGATTGGTCACGTGCTCGGGTTGGCCCATTCCTCTGTAAGTGATTCGATAATGTACCCGAGTTTAAAACCCAGGAGTAAGAAAGTGGACCTTCGGGTTGATGATGTGGAAGGGGTCCAAGCTTTATATGGGTCAAACCCGAATTTTAATTACGGGTCTTTGTTTGAGGCTGATCAAGAGACTTTTAATAGTGCTTCCGGGTTCGGTTTGTCAAGTTGGTGGTTGTGGGCTCTTGTGTTGATCACATTGGGCCAAATTATATGA